AATGTGTCGACTTGAAAGTTCTCGTTGAGCCTCGCTCACCGACAACGATGGCCCCCCACCAGGGCAAACCGAGATCCAAGTGCATGCACTCTAAGAGGTTCTGGATCAGTCCCACGGGAGTGTGGGCGGCCAATCCCAGCTCTGCTAAGGTGTGTTCTGCAGATGCAGCCTGCAGGACGTCCAGGGCGGTGGGCGCCGCGTCGGCCAACTGCTCCATGACCGGCTGCGATAAAATGGGGGTCGCAAGCTCAGGGGAGGAGTCCAAGACCGGAGGGAGAGCCGTGCTGTCTGATAATGGTGCTGCCATGGACAGGGTTTCAACTGGTATCTGAAAAATATCGATGAAGACATTCAGTTTAGAAGGTTCTGATCTTTAGACAGATTATTTACTTGCAGATGAAGAAGGTCTCAGCCACCTGTTCAGCAATTGGTTGTGCGAAGATGGGGGTTGGGTCAGCGGGCAGAGAGAAGGGGGTGGACTCCATGACTGGAGGACTGACAGCAGCTTCGAACAATGGTGCCGCCATTGATCCATCCTCTGGTGGGATCTGGAAATATTGATAAATATGAAGTAACGTATGGTATAgtagaaatgtaaatattcaaacCAACAATTTGACTCTTATCACTAGTCTGACGACATACTGAGCCGAACTGCAGCAGCTCATATCATAGTACTGGTTGTAGCTGGGCGATATGAAGATCTATACCGTATAGTTGTCGACGTTCAGAGATTTTCCCAAAGGCATCTATTGTTTTAATATCTATACTTATATCAGTACGTACTGGGAAAAGGCTTCAAATCAATGAGCCTTTATCACAgtattggatttaaaaaaacacttgattttTCAGGAGTTTAATTAGCTGAATTACctcaaaaacagacatttgcaTCTACTTACTTTAAGTATATACATTTCAACGACAGCTTTTACTATACTACAGTTCATATCAATGTCAGTAAATAAAATTACACATACTTTGgtcaaatattttattcactTACTCCTGGTGAGGCTATTTGATGAAGCTAAGGCAAAAACAGTGGCTAAAAAATTCTGGTATATCTGGAACTACTTATACACtcattcacacagcacacaattaTAATCTGAGTAATTCATGTTTTCTGATGTGgtttaagatttttttaagaTCAGGAATTACTGTAAACAAGGCAGTAACACAAGAtaatatagatagataataaCAAAGATAATGTTATTCTATTAGAAATGTACAAAACACTTATGCTATAAATCAGTCTTGGTGTGTGAACATCAGTCAACTCACCTGCGAGCTGTTGTGTCTGACTGCCACGGCATTCACCCAGAGGAACTTCCCTCGCTGTCTGCAGCCCAGAACAGTCCTGGCCAATGGACTGCGACATTCGAACACCGTGTGCAGGTCGGACCTCTGCAGCAGCCGCTGTGAGGAAGACAGAGGGTCAGACCGTCAGTTTGAGTGTACACATCAGACAATAAACAACAACCTGGTGACAAATACTGGGGCCTTTCCTGTGTCACACGGTCGGCACCCAGCGAGCTTGGCGGCAGTTTATGATGGGGTTCAGCTAAATTGGAGATTTTCAGGAGTTTGGTTCTGGTTTAGTCTCAAGACCTTTGGCTTTTCTTGtttgatattattataaattgATTGGAATTTTTCAAAACTGGCGATGGGCTTTCTCCACAACTTAACATAGCTAAAATGGATGTATTATAATGTAACTTAATTCAGAAGTGAGCTgcattatgatattttttttattttattttcccccttaGAAGAAATGAAAGGGACATTCAGTTTAATGTTTAACATCAACTGTCAGGGAAAGAATTAAGAAATATCACTGAATTATATGatgtagtttgtgttttattaaacaaacattgccaaaaatgtacatttcattaCACTATACAACCAATGGTCTATAAAgtcaaaaaagttaaaatacaaaaatccaTAACATTTACTTAGTAATGTGATTCTGCAAGAACACATTTCTGACACcttttaaaggtttattttatttgtaagaaATATTCAAATCCCTTAATTCAAATTACCATAAACACTCTTAAATTAAGATGATATAGAAGGGAATTGGCTGAAATGGAAAGTAAATTCTGCTCCGGAGCAATAATGTCGACGGTAGACGTGCTGAGCAGATGATAATGTTGATGATGCTTAAATGGAGACAGTGCGAATGAAACCAAAGTCAGATTTGTTCGTGTTTGCTTTGTCTGATCCAAAGATAGatgagaaaaacagaacaagtTGTGCAACATCgaacaaatgttcaaatgaaaataatggacgAAAACATCATTAAACTGCTATAACTcatgtattgttattattgttaaaagacagaaaacagagggCCGCTCGgctttattttttctactgCAACCATCCACGATCTAGTCTTTACCAACttaagaatttttaaaaatccagatGTTTACTTTTATTTGAATCCAGTTTGAGAAATATGGGCCCAGATGTGGCGCGGGTTTAAGACGAAACCTCGGATGCAGCGCCCTCTAGTGGCGTTTAGGTTATACATGCAAGACATAGCGAGCTGCTTGCTACCAAGTCCTGTATAAacactgactatatatatatacaaataaagctATATtactctatatatatacaccttgTACACACCATGAGCCACAGCCCTGGTGTCTTTACTCCAGGAGACGTGTCACAGCACAAATGTAACAACACCACAATGTCATTATAAGTCACTGGCGGTCGTTAGCACGTGTTCCAGTGCTTCTTACTTCACACTGCACGTTGTTCTGGTTTCCATCGAAACACCCTGTCATTTAACAGTTACGCTGaacatctgtcttttttcctgAGAGGGCTGTCTACTGTCAATGTCACACGGAAAGGCGTCGCACGCGTCGGTAGCTACCGCAGCAAGGATGCTAACCGGCTAGCGAGTTAGCCGCCGAGAGTCGccgttttgtgtctttgtttcgGCAGCTGGAATGAAGTAGCGGACGTGGAACAGTAAAGAAGACCTACGTGGCTCCACGCGTCTGAAAGGGGTCGACTGCCTCGACCCGGTTTCCCACCATGTCTCAGGAAACATCTTGCTAGGCAGCCCGGCGTCACCCCGCTCCTGAGGGCAGCCATGTTGACCGGGAAGGAGATGACGTAGTACGGAAAGCGCAAGGAGTCAGTTCCTCGCAACAGGCGAGGCCCATGGTAGCTTAATTGGCGTGTTAATTGaggtatataataataatagtagtaataataataataatagtgtatTTTTGTACGGAGGTAATTGATTAttgagataaatatatatatatgtataatactTTTGAAAACGTTAAAATCTTCCTCAGAATCCTTCAAGTGACAATTTCAGAAAAAGTATTCAACTGCGGAATGAGAAACAAATGTgagtattcatttatttatttaaaattcattcacacaaaaatcCACTTTTACATCTTGTGGCATCCATGTATTTGTAATCTTTAATATTGCAATATTGAGGtcaactataataataataatacagctCATTTCTTTTACctgaacaaaaaacagataGCAAACGACCACACAAAAGgggcagacaaaaacaaaggtaaaaaaacaacaaaaaaacagtaattccaaataaatgaatattaatgtgatGGCGTTTCACTTTTATTCCAAACTGATGTAATAAATCAGCACTTTGATGTGAAACAATCCTCTCTCGCTCGTTAAACCTTTTACCGCTATTTACACAGAAAAGCATGaagcattttacatttacataaacaaGCAAAGGTGATTTGAAGAGTGCCAGCAACACTCAAACAGCATTGCTCGAAAGCATTATCCTTACCCCTAACCCTAGTGCCTGATAATGAATTGATGTCTAATGATGCTAATAATCAATAAGCATcaatttaaaattataaaagtaTAATAACTACATTGACATGCATTTTTTgttatgcaaaacaaaaacaaaactgtgttaTCCTGGAGAAAGTCTGTACTTCATCTTATTCTACTCCAGAATTCTTTTCtgaatttttcccttttttcttggGAAGGGAAAACACCCAGTAGTCTTCACATTCCCACTGTGTTTCCTCCGTGGGAAAAGGACAGACCACCATCTTCTTTTCTGTTCAggcctctttttctttgcaaGTTCTCTGTCTTCCCTCGCCAGAGGGACAACTCCGTCTGGTTTTGGATCTAGTTCCCTTTCAGTGTTCCCTCTATTCTTTTCCAGATCCTTTGCTGTGTCCTGTGAGATTTTCTTTACATTTCCCATCGTCTCCATTCTTCTTTGGCTTTTCCTAACTTTTTCGTATCCACTTCTATATTCAGACTGCATCTCTTGTCTGGGAGAGGAGCCCTTTCTGATTTGACTATGTTGAGCATCTCCggtatttttcctctttcttgcAGGATTCTCCTCACTAGCACTGATtttctgctctggtctgttctgCCTGAATGAATCTAATCTTCTCTCATCCCGATCCTCCAAATCTTCACTAAAGTAAGGCCTGGTTGTGGATGATCCTTTTCTTTGTGCAGTTTCATAATCTCCTGTCTTTTGTACCTTAGCTCTCTTGACATTCCTCCGCTCCTCTTGGTGTTGCTCGTGTCTTTTAtgcaagctgctgctgcctccctgtTTACGCCCCAAATCATATTCCGTCAAGTTTTGTTCTCTGATACCAGTGTGCCGGTCCTCGTCATGTTTTtccatcatctcatcatctcccCTCTTGTCTGCAGTAACGTGTTGAAGGCCATCATATCGTCCCACACCCTGTCTACCTCCCTCATCATGATCCATGTGTCGAACAATGTCTAATCCTTTGCTGCTTGGATGCTTTACATGCCTGTTGAGATTTTCTGCCAcggtttttctcttcttttctggCAGTTCCTCATCTTCAGTCATTCTACTCTTGTCTATAGTTACATCCATATCCGTTCTTTCATTATTGCTTCGCATTTCCACACAAATTTGAGGATAATTGTGTCTCACGTGCATGTGGCTGACTTTCTTTTTATCTGCTCTTCCATGGTCATTGTCCTCATCCTCTACTCtgctcatctcatctctctcacatTTGGGGGCGTAACTGTCCTGAAGATAACCACGCGCGTCACGTCTTTCCTGTTCACGTTCCTGATGTGGCAGGCTTTGTCTTACATCGAAGGCATCGTCTCCGTGAGCAGGCGTGGTGAACGCCTCCCAGGCATCTGCAATTACCAAAGAAATTTCAAGCAGAAGCTCATACTACACACAGTAGTCACTGGAAAAATGCGACTcttacttttccttttcctgtaaAAAAGGAGATAAACACTCTGGGATCTGGTGGGAGACATGAAAAGAAAGTAACATCATATTCACGGTCAAAATGTGTAGTAGAAAAGAAGAGACGAACGAAAACCTACTTCTCTGGAATATCAGTCTGGAACGGCTGGTTATCAAGCtgttgataataaaaaaaaatgataaccAAACATTAGATTATCAATAAATAAGCAGATTAACTTTAATAATGTTGGAGTTGAAGTGATCGGACATACCAATGTGACAGTGGCATCGTTGAAGTTGTACCACCGCTGGTCATCCTGGGACTTAATGGTTGCGGTGTAATGTCCACCTCTTAGATCACCAAAGTGCTCCACAACCGCGTACAGCTCATAAGTCTGATTCTGACCAgcaaagggggggaaagaatgACAGAAATTATGGGTCAAAAAGTCTTACGATGAAATACTGCCATATAAAAAATGCGCAATATACCTCTGGGATCTGTAGTGCGCAGGGAACAACCACAACGCGGTCGTTTTTGACATAAGTCATGTGGCGGTAGTCAAACTCGAACCTcttcagcagcaacatcaaAACCTCCGGGGGACGCCTCATCACACATGTCTGAGTGGAACACGCGGGCTGTGATTCCCTTTGTGGAATCTTAATGCACGTGAATCAGAAACCTCACCATTTACTCACAATAGCGGCGTCCGATTTGGTGTCACACTGGTCACAGTACATCTGGTTTTCTCCCCTGAAGTACGAGGTTCGGAAATGCTCCTCGATGCCGTCCACCTAATGAAACGCATCAAATGGTCTTCAGACCTTTGGGCCCCCTGCGGCACACCCTTACTGATGTCTACAAGGCTTAACATGACATGGCAGTTTTTCATCCTCAAGTCGACATCGCAGAACCTCTCAGGTGCAACATGCTCAAAGgttcagacacatacagtagaggGCAGTGCAACAACATTCCTCTGTGCACCCTGGCAGGACAAGACACAACTTACTTGAAGCCACTGGGAATGTAATTCTCTGAGCTGTGCCTTTCATGGCAGTCAGATCCTTACCACACTGTAGTGTTCATGGTATGATCCCACCAGTTCAAGAGGAAGATGCCAAAACGGCCCATCTGCGTTCATCTCTGTGCGACATCTGGAACACGTCGTCTTGTGCGTCATCTCGCCGTGGAAGATCTGAGAACAGAAATATACAGACGCAGATCTGAGCGGGCGTCACTTTGCACGTAACGCACGCGTTCCCCTCAATACTTGAACGGTGTCTTTACCTGTGATGCCCCGGGACTGGTCAGAGTCAAAATCCTCTCACAGAACTCAGCTGCATCGCGCTGCTCATACACTGAGCAGGGAGAAATCAGGATTTGTTCAGAAAAGCACAAAACTGTGGATTATTAAATGCTTTAAATCTTCACCTGGgtgtcaaatcacaacatgtttACACAGCAAGCACATTaagatgcaatttttttcaaaggtgACGGGTTTTGCGCCAGAGTACCGTACCACTGCCGATGCCCAGCTTGTCCGTGATTTTACtggtgtttgctgtttttttcttcaagtccTCAAACAAGGGTTTGAGTTGATGATCTATAAACTCACTGCCAGGGTTCCTACAGGTGTACCTACAGAAAATACAGATCCGTGACGTGACTCATACAGAGGTGCACTTGGcactcatttaaaaataaacactttatgAGTTGGAGTTTTGTGACACACCTTTCCACAGCCTCTCTGAAGTCTCCGGTCATGAACAGCACCTGCAGCACACTGTTCAAGTAACACGTGGATCCTTGGTTGAACAGGCCGTGGTAGTTTATATCAgctgttggagggaaaaaaaaaaaattatatcaaatGCATGCAAATCGCTTGCATTACTGCGTTACTATGGATAACGGGCGTTTATCTTACCTGGAGGGCAAAGGTCACAGTTGACAAACTGTCGATAATCGTCCAACAAGTTCATCTTGACTCCTTTTGGACGTCTTTATCGGTCCACTTCCACACCGTTGTCAGCTGCACACTAGACTGCGACAGAGAGTTGCAGTTTGACAATCTACTGTTGACAATGAACAATCACATCTGTGctgcaaaaccaaaaacacatacaatgaGCCCACCttccgtttcttttcttttttgtgtgttgaaaaTCCACTCTTTGAAGACGTCGCCACAGATTCTTGGTGAGCAGCTTCCTCTGTTTATCATCGACTCACTCGTTCCCCGTCTGCTGCATAAAAACCTCAGAGTACTTTCTCTTTCACTTGTGCAACATTTGCTGGAATGCTCCACTCAGGATCATGTGACTAACAAGAAACTTAAATGTTGCATGAGACGCCCCTAAGGG
This region of Scophthalmus maximus strain ysfricsl-2021 chromosome 12, ASM2237912v1, whole genome shotgun sequence genomic DNA includes:
- the LOC118291281 gene encoding probable ubiquitin carboxyl-terminal hydrolase creB, with protein sequence MNLLDDYRQFVNCDLCPPADINYHGLFNQGSTCYLNSVLQVLFMTGDFREAVERYTCRNPGSEFIDHQLKPLFEDLKKKTANTSKITDKLGIGSVYEQRDAAEFCERILTLTSPGASQIFHGEMTHKTTCSRCRTEMNADGPFWHLPLELVGSYHEHYSVVDGIEEHFRTSYFRGENQMYCDQCDTKSDAAITCVMRRPPEVLMLLLKRFEFDYRHMTYVKNDRVVVVPCALQIPENQTYELYAVVEHFGDLRGGHYTATIKSQDDQRWYNFNDATVTLLDNQPFQTDIPEKSQSVYLLFYRKRKNAWEAFTTPAHGDDAFDVRQSLPHQEREQERRDARGYLQDSYAPKCERDEMSRVEDEDNDHGRADKKKVSHMHVRHNYPQICVEMRSNNERTDMDVTIDKSRMTEDEELPEKKRKTVAENLNRHVKHPSSKGLDIVRHMDHDEGGRQGVGRYDGLQHVTADKRGDDEMMEKHDEDRHTGIREQNLTEYDLGRKQGGSSSLHKRHEQHQEERRNVKRAKVQKTGDYETAQRKGSSTTRPYFSEDLEDRDERRLDSFRQNRPEQKISASEENPARKRKNTGDAQHSQIRKGSSPRQEMQSEYRSGYEKVRKSQRRMETMGNVKKISQDTAKDLEKNRGNTERELDPKPDGVVPLAREDRELAKKKRPEQKRRWWSVLFPRRKHSGNVKTTGCFPFPRKKGKIQKRILE